From one Cydia strobilella chromosome 24, ilCydStro3.1, whole genome shotgun sequence genomic stretch:
- the LOC134752140 gene encoding zinc finger imprinted 3-like isoform X1: protein MDSIQTLYGKCRCCLKAGEHRDVFKEYYCDGTREVYFDIFLECFNVFLSISSGNSNLICADCIQKLRDASNFRKMVVDAEKQLQFVKDSADLETQQDVILVKPEPDDDYDDMETEYKDVKVPPDLEIKQEGETRKRGRRKEEEKNKKADDDHDYMETEFVDEKKTCSKNVKARLNRETELGSKQKSDQRDVTEKAAHVHNAQLILEHSNVTAFKGKSRVGLPCFYCKDLFDNIEALRTHQKEHKKSDMKKSLNALSPYCFIVNMDITDLRCTLCDASFNTLEDFKSHLESEHNKKFYTQFEDRVIPFKVPMDNSYICQICGLKFESFGSIERHMNGHFRNYNCDKCDRGFVTNHRLNTHVKTIHVEGSFQCETCKKVFSSHQKLKSHVDTVHKMVKRFKCTKCSERFTAYFKRYQHLVEKHGQAELEYKCNVCDKVYRKKNMLSQHMKRDHLEERSIQCEICLSNFFSRKELNMHMVKHNGARTFECTVCKKAYARKKTLTEHMRIHNNDRRFSCAVCGLAFVQKCSLKGHMKTHHPEYVSCGEK, encoded by the exons ATGGACTCCATTCAAACGTTATATGGCAAGTGCCGTTGTTGTCTGAAGGCAGGCGAGCATCGCGACGTCTTTAAAGAATATTACTGCGATGGAACTCGCGAAGTATACTTCGATATTTTCTTGGAATGTTTCAATGTTTTT CTTTCAATATCAAGCGGCAACAGTAATCTGATTTGTGCGGATTGTATACAGAAACTGCGAGATGCAAGCAATTTCCGCAAAATGGTTGTTGACGCGGAGAAGCAATTGCAATTTG TGAAAGATTCGGCAGACCTTGAGACACAGCAAGATGTGATTTTAGTAAAGCCAGAGCCTGATGATGATTACGACGACATGGAGACAGAATACAAGGATG TGAAAGTCCCACCAGACCTTGAGATTAAGCAAGAAGGAGAAACAAGGAAGAGAGGAAGGAGGAAGGAAGAAGAGAAAAACAAAAAGGCAGATGATGATCATGACTACATGGAGACAGAATTCGTGGATG AAAAGAAAACTTGTTCAAAAAACGTAAAAGCCCGACTAAACCGGGAGACCGAATTGGGAAGCAAGCAGAAAAGCGACCAACGTGACGTCACCGAGAAGGCCGCTCACGTCCACAACGCACAGCTTATTTTGGAGCACTCCAATGTTACTGCTTTCAAG GGCAAAAGCAGAGTTGGACTGCCCTGTTTCTACTGCAAAGACCTCTTTGACAACATTGAAGCATTACGAACACACCAAAAAGAACACAAGAAAAGTGACATGAAGAAATCCTTGAATGCGCTTAGCCCTTActgttttattgttaatatgGACATAACAGACTTAAGGTGTACCTTATGTGACGCTAGCTTCAATACTTTAGAAGACTTTAAAAGTCACTTAGAATCAGAACATAACAAAAAGTTTTACACTCAGTTCGAAGACAGAGTAATACCTTTCAAAGTACCCATGGATAATAGCTACATATGCCAAATATGTGGTCTAAAGTTTGAGAGTTTTGGATCAATAGAAAGACATATGAACGGACATTTTAGAAATTATAATTGTGATAAGTGCGACAGGGGATTTGTAACTAACCATAGATTAAATACACATGTTAAAACTATACATGTCGAAGGTAGTTTTCAGTGTGAGACTTGTAAGAAAGTATTTTCATCACATCAGAAGCTTAAAAGCCATGTAGATACAGTACATAAAATGGTAAAGCGCTTTAAATGTACAAAATGTTCGGAGCGCTTCACAGCTTATTTTAAACGATATCAACATTTAGTAGAAAAACATGGTCAAGCCGAGTTAgaatataaatgtaatgtttgtGACAAggtatatagaaaaaaaaacatgctatCCCAACATATGAAACGAGACCATTTGGAAGAGCGTTCAATTCAATGCGAAATatgtttaagtaattttttctCACGAAAAGAATTAAACATGCATATGGTTAAGCATAACGGGGCTAGGACTTTTGAATGTACGGTGTGTAAAAAAGCGTATGCGCGGAAGAAAACGTTGACGGAGCATATGCGGATACATAATAATGATAGGAGGTTTTCTTGTGCGGTGTGCGGGCTGGCTTTTGTACAGAAATGCAGTTTGAAAGGGCATATGAAGACGCATCATCCTGAGTATGTAAGCTGTGgggaaaaataa